From the genome of Candidatus Bathyarchaeota archaeon:
TTAGGCATAGCCCATGCGCCGAAGGTCATGGGCTGCTTAGGGTCGACCCAGTAGATGGGTTTCCTAGGCGGTAGGAACTTCTTAACATCCTCGTCTTCTAAAACCTCTACGTCTTCCATACAGTGCGTGAGCGTGAAGCCGTCTAGGTTCACAACTGTGGGTAGCTGGACATCGGGGTGCTCGGCTATCTTAAACGCCTGTATAACCCAGTCGTAGGCCTCCTGGACGTTCTCAGCGAACACCTGAACCCAGCCGCAGTCTCTAGAGCCCATCATGTCTGAGTGGTCGCAGTGGATGTTCAGCGGAGCCGATAAGGCCCTGTTAGCGACGGCCATGACTATAGGGCATCTCAGGCCTGAAGCTGCGTAGAGAACTTCGTGCATCAGGGCTAGTCCCTGGCTAGCCGTGGCCGTGAAAACCCTTAAGCCTGAAAGGCTTGCTCCGACGCATACCGAGAGGGCTGAGTGCTCCGACTCGACGCATACGAACTCGGTGTCTATCTCGCCGTTTGCGACGTATTCGCTGATCCTCTCGACTATTATGGTCTGAGGGGTTATCGGATAGGCCGACACAAGTCCCACGTCGCACTGTTTAACCGCGTAAGCTACTGCCTCGTCTCCCATTAAACCTATACGCTTGCCCATAGTCTACTCCTCCTCCACCATTGTTATGGCTTTCCTAGGGCATTCTTCTGCGCATATACCGCAACCTTTACAATAATCGTAGTTTATAGCTATGTGGTCTTCAAGCCTTATTATCGCTGAGTCTGGGCAATATATCCAGCATAGCAGACAGTTTACGCACTTCTCGACATCTACCACCGGCTTTTTAGTCCTCCAGCTCCCGGTCTTATTCTCAAGAGAGGTTCTAGGCTTGGTTATGACAGCGCCCATAACCACGTCATACTTGCTCATGAAACCACCTCCTTAGCGGATTCATACGCCTTACGTACGGCCTCGACGTTTTTCTCTCCTAAGGCTCCTGGAAACCTGTTTAATACAGCCTTCTCGATCGACTCGAGCGAGACTATCGGCATGGCTTTGATAAGCGCTCCGACCATCGGGGTATTCAGTATGACTCTTTGGAAGATGCTCATGGATATCCCGGTCGCGTTGACGGCCCAAACCTTAGGGTTTACACGCTTAACCGCCTTAGCAAGCTCCTCATCTCCACCATGGTTCACCACAGTGAGCTTGGCCTTCGGCAGGTTTCCGCTTTGAACAAGTCCTCTGAGGAGGCTTACGTCCATAATGATGGCTGCGTCTGGCTTAGATATGGCGCTGTGTATCTCGATGGGGGTCTCGCTTATCCTCGTGTATCCTCTGACAGGTGCTCCAAGCCTCTCCGCGCCGAACTGCGGAAACGCTTGCACGTGCTTTCCCTCAAGCAACGCCGCGGACGCTAGAAGACGGCTTGCGGTGATTACTCCTTGGCCAGCTCTACCGAGCCAAAATATCTCCCACATCAAACTCTAACCTCCTTAAGCCATTATTAAGGAAAGGCCGACCTATACTTAAACACTTTCCACCACCTTCGAATCGCTATTTAAGTCTAACCGCCCAGTGCGACCGTGAAAACCGTTAAACCAGTTTCATCATCCACAGGATTTCTGAAACGTATTCACGGCATCGTTTAACGCTCCGATTATCGATGGAAGGTTTTCCTTGATAAAGTAGACTGCTATGGGGCATTTCTCCAGGCATACCCCGCATCTGGTACATAACTCTTGGTCTACATAAACCGTTTCTCCATCCCACCTAACGGCGTCTTTAACACACCAAAATACACAGGAGAGACATCCGGTGCATAAGATTGCCCTGGCTACGGTTCCTAAGACTTTATACAACAGCTTAAACCCTGGATAAGTGAGGTTTTCGACTGTTATCAACCCATCCCAGCGTATTATGACCCGTGCATCTCCGTCTCGGTGTTCAATCATCCCATTGCCCACCTCGTTTACACCGCCGATCGTCGGAGCTAGTTTGAGAACTCTCTCTATGTCTATATGCTTGTTCAACCTAAGTCTCATAGAGACCTTTCCATCGTCCACCTGAGCGTCTTCTACATAAGCCTTCAAAGCCATCCTCTTATCAGCCTCAGCCTTTGCACCCACGACTCTTTCGACCCTCTTAGGCGTCCTACGCCACCTCCAAAGAGCCAGCTTCACGTAGTCTTCGCTGTATCCCATTCCACTAGCCCATCTCCTAAGCCAGCTTTCCCAACGGCTCCAAAGCTCAGGGTGAAGACGCTTTACCTCTTGGAACTCGGCTAGGTTACAGTATGGACATGTATAGCACCCTATCCTATCGAATCCTTCGAAGTATAGAGGATTAACCAGAGCTTCGAGCTTCTCCATCCACAGATACAGCCACACATGGAGCATACTCCAACTACCTATAGGAGTCATATTCATGCTACCGGTTATCCAGTAGTTCTCCCACACATTCCCCCTCTTCCTCCTAGCCCTCGACTCGGCGGCTCTCTGCCCCACGACGGTTAGAACCCTACCGCTGAGGAAATTCTTGTACAACCTGAGCGTAGGTATAAGCTTGCAGGTTTTGCAACACCATCTATAACCCCTCGCAGGTGGACCATAAGACTCCAACCCCTTCCAGAAAGCCTCGCCTGCTTGAGCTTCCAAAACCTCTATCCCGAGCTTTGATGAAACCTTCTGAACGTTCGAAACGGTTTCAGGAAGCTCTATCCCGGTGTCTGTGAACAAGAGCATCGGCTCTAAACCGGCTTTGAGGGTCAAGCTTAAGACGGCTAAGCTATCCTTTCCTCCCGAGTATGAGACGACCAGTTCTCCTCCGAATCTACTGTAGATCCTATATACGGTTTTAGCGGCTCTCGAAGCCTCAGCCCGTATAGCGTTCTCGTTAGCTCTCAAAACGTCATCTATAGACGCGCCTCTCCTCACGGGTTCGACCTTAGATATGGGCTTCCAGACGTTCAATACCTTCAAACCATCCCTTGTCTGCTCCGCGATCCCTAAGGCCTCCCCGTAACTATCCGTTAACGCGACATATCCACGGTCGACTTTCTTCAACCGTAGAACCTGGCCTTTAACAGGCTTCTGGTCGACCTTCACGCTTTCTATCATTCCATCCTCCAAAAGCCTCATACATCCCATCCTTAGGGGTTTAAATCGCCATTCGAGTAGAAGCATATCGTAGAATAAGTGACCGAGTAATAGACCGTCTCCGACTACCTCATACCCGGCGTCCGCGTAAGGAACCCTGTTGAGGAGTATAATTCCGTCGCCTATAACCCGCTTAAACGCCTGGGCTCCAAACTCTTTTTCGACAGCATCCCTAAGGGTTTCTATATCGGCCTCTAAGGCCGGTCTAGGGTCCTGAGGCCTAAATAGCTTAACCTCTGCCCCTTCACGTCCACATGTACCGCATCTCTCCTCTATAAGAGGAACGTTGCAGGTCAAGCACCAGTAGACCAATGCCTCAACCTGAAACCGGCTAGACATCGATTTAAGGTTTCATCCGGGATATTCGACTTGACAAGGGAGTATAGGCCCAACGTTCTCATAACGCATTGGAGAGGGAGTACAAGTACGCCAAACCTTGATATGTCTCTGGTCAGAGGAGGATCAGGGTTCGATGGCTTCCGGAGGGCTAGTAGAGGAAATACTTTCTCCTGAGTTTCTCGAAGGAACTTATGTCCTCGCAT
Proteins encoded in this window:
- a CDS encoding phosphoadenosine phosphosulfate reductase family protein, coding for MSSRFQVEALVYWCLTCNVPLIEERCGTCGREGAEVKLFRPQDPRPALEADIETLRDAVEKEFGAQAFKRVIGDGIILLNRVPYADAGYEVVGDGLLLGHLFYDMLLLEWRFKPLRMGCMRLLEDGMIESVKVDQKPVKGQVLRLKKVDRGYVALTDSYGEALGIAEQTRDGLKVLNVWKPISKVEPVRRGASIDDVLRANENAIRAEASRAAKTVYRIYSRFGGELVVSYSGGKDSLAVLSLTLKAGLEPMLLFTDTGIELPETVSNVQKVSSKLGIEVLEAQAGEAFWKGLESYGPPARGYRWCCKTCKLIPTLRLYKNFLSGRVLTVVGQRAAESRARRKRGNVWENYWITGSMNMTPIGSWSMLHVWLYLWMEKLEALVNPLYFEGFDRIGCYTCPYCNLAEFQEVKRLHPELWSRWESWLRRWASGMGYSEDYVKLALWRWRRTPKRVERVVGAKAEADKRMALKAYVEDAQVDDGKVSMRLRLNKHIDIERVLKLAPTIGGVNEVGNGMIEHRDGDARVIIRWDGLITVENLTYPGFKLLYKVLGTVARAILCTGCLSCVFWCVKDAVRWDGETVYVDQELCTRCGVCLEKCPIAVYFIKENLPSIIGALNDAVNTFQKSCG
- a CDS encoding 4Fe-4S binding protein, coding for MSKYDVVMGAVITKPRTSLENKTGSWRTKKPVVDVEKCVNCLLCWIYCPDSAIIRLEDHIAINYDYCKGCGICAEECPRKAITMVEEE
- the porA gene encoding pyruvate ferredoxin oxidoreductase, with protein sequence MGKRIGLMGDEAVAYAVKQCDVGLVSAYPITPQTIIVERISEYVANGEIDTEFVCVESEHSALSVCVGASLSGLRVFTATASQGLALMHEVLYAASGLRCPIVMAVANRALSAPLNIHCDHSDMMGSRDCGWVQVFAENVQEAYDWVIQAFKIAEHPDVQLPTVVNLDGFTLTHCMEDVEVLEDEDVKKFLPPRKPIYWVDPKQPMTFGAWAMPNYYYKFKLQQQEAIMRSLKVVKEVGEEFGKLTGRRYDTLYGYGLEDAEVAVLSMGSTAGTIRYMARRLRERDGLKVGALKLWLFRPFPEEDLVSALEKVKVLIVLDRALSPGAVFGPLGSDIASLMVKHGLDFKLLNYTYGLGGDEVTPEMAEKLFKLGLKVAEGAKPPSLTGYVREVV
- a CDS encoding 2-oxoacid:acceptor oxidoreductase family protein gives rise to the protein MWEIFWLGRAGQGVITASRLLASAALLEGKHVQAFPQFGAERLGAPVRGYTRISETPIEIHSAISKPDAAIIMDVSLLRGLVQSGNLPKAKLTVVNHGGDEELAKAVKRVNPKVWAVNATGISMSIFQRVILNTPMVGALIKAMPIVSLESIEKAVLNRFPGALGEKNVEAVRKAYESAKEVVS